GAGTCGCTGGCGGGCGTCCCATGCCCGTTGACGGTCTGGGAGCACCGCCTCCGCGTCGACGCCGGACAGACCGCGTTCGACGGCGACTTCATCGCCCACTGGGTCCACCGCCTGATGTTCTTCCAGGCCGAGCCCTGGGTGTTCACGGTCGGCTACGTGACCTTCGGCCTGGCGGTCCTGGGCGTCTGGATCTTCGCCCCGCCGCGGTGGCGGCCCGCCGATGCGTAGGTCCGCGGCGCTCTTTGCGACCTCCTGGTTCCCGCCG
The DNA window shown above is from Paludisphaera mucosa and carries:
- a CDS encoding DUF2784 domain-containing protein, whose amino-acid sequence is MDLLLLANLSKDPWPGQLIFLANLIAVVHFAWVAFLLLGLVAILLGIAFRWRWVRNRWFRVIHLAMIAIVVGESLAGVPCPLTVWEHRLRVDAGQTAFDGDFIAHWVHRLMFFQAEPWVFTVGYVTFGLAVLGVWIFAPPRWRPADA